One genomic segment of Virgibacillus doumboii includes these proteins:
- the tatA gene encoding twin-arginine translocase TatA/TatE family subunit, giving the protein MFSSIGFPGLLLILLIALVIFGPKKLPEIGKAAGQTLREFKHSAKDLTGDVTDEVKETKQIVKGENSK; this is encoded by the coding sequence ATGTTTTCAAGTATTGGATTTCCAGGATTACTCTTAATCCTACTTATTGCTCTAGTTATATTTGGTCCAAAAAAACTGCCTGAAATCGGTAAAGCGGCCGGCCAAACGCTGCGTGAATTCAAACACTCGGCAAAGGATCTGACAGGGGATGTTACCGATGAGGTTAAAGAAACAAAACAGATCGTTAAAGGGGAAAACAGCAAATAA
- a CDS encoding twin-arginine translocase TatA/TatE family subunit, translating into MFSSIGFPGLILILIIALIVFGPSKLPEIGKAVGSSLKEFKNATKDIVSDDDSRKNDKSSNK; encoded by the coding sequence ATGTTCAGTAGCATCGGTTTTCCAGGGTTAATTTTAATTCTAATCATTGCATTGATCGTTTTCGGCCCCTCTAAATTGCCCGAAATCGGCAAAGCTGTTGGCAGTTCGTTAAAAGAATTCAAAAATGCAACAAAAGATATTGTTTCAGATGATGATTCCCGTAAAAATGATAAATCATCGAATAAATAA
- the tatC gene encoding twin-arginine translocase subunit TatC, which produces MSEDERYEHKKEMNVVGHLSELRNRLIVTAIIFIALFIVGFIYVEPIYYFFENDLNFKLTITGLTDTVSVYLTLAGLVAIIGTLPLLCLQIWLFIKPGLTKSEQKASLIYIPAVFILFIGGLVFGYLIFVELIIPFLLSLNDGMFNELFTYDRYFKLLFRIVIPFAVFFELPIVVMFLTSLGILTPAFLRKTRKYGYLILVIVAAMITPPDFVLQLVAAVPLILLYEISIYLSGIVYRKKLKKHREFMEKDSFE; this is translated from the coding sequence ATGTCTGAAGATGAACGATATGAACATAAAAAAGAAATGAACGTGGTCGGGCATTTATCTGAATTAAGAAACAGGCTTATTGTAACTGCGATTATTTTCATCGCATTGTTTATTGTCGGGTTTATCTATGTTGAACCGATTTATTACTTTTTTGAAAACGATCTTAACTTCAAATTGACCATTACCGGGTTAACTGATACTGTTTCCGTATATTTAACTCTCGCGGGACTTGTTGCCATAATTGGAACATTACCACTTTTATGCCTGCAAATATGGTTGTTTATTAAACCGGGTTTAACTAAATCAGAACAGAAAGCTTCATTAATTTATATCCCGGCTGTATTCATTTTATTTATTGGCGGACTGGTCTTTGGGTATCTTATTTTTGTTGAACTTATTATTCCATTTTTGCTCTCGCTTAACGATGGTATGTTTAACGAATTATTTACATATGACAGGTACTTCAAATTGTTGTTTCGAATTGTTATCCCGTTTGCAGTTTTCTTTGAACTTCCAATTGTTGTTATGTTTTTAACTTCCTTGGGAATACTTACGCCGGCATTTTTGCGAAAAACGAGAAAGTACGGCTATCTTATTCTTGTTATCGTTGCAGCGATGATTACTCCTCCAGATTTTGTGTTACAGCTTGTCGCAGCGGTACCATTAATCCTTTTATATGAAATCAGCATTTACTTATCCGGAATCGTTTATCGTAAAAAGCTTAAAAAACACCGGGAATTTATGGAGAAGGACAGTTTTGAATAG
- a CDS encoding YozE family protein, with protein sequence MRSFYHYMMTYRGKKQADDISRLADWMFHDHDFPKHSADYDEISDYLEWNSPFVNALNVFDQLWDAYKNKSIN encoded by the coding sequence ATGCGTTCGTTTTACCATTATATGATGACCTACAGGGGAAAAAAGCAAGCAGATGATATAAGCCGGCTTGCTGACTGGATGTTTCATGATCATGATTTCCCCAAACATTCTGCAGACTATGATGAAATCAGCGATTATTTGGAATGGAACAGCCCTTTTGTAAATGCATTGAACGTATTTGATCAGCTTTGGGATGCTTATAAAAATAAAAGTATTAATTAA
- a CDS encoding YolD-like family protein, with amino-acid sequence MSNDRGTIKWISLMLPEHVKLLKEMWQEDHKTARPVLDSQQIEMLNGQILEAFKSQAAVTLSYYSNGEIFNQNGIITVLDSDANNLTLWTISDTKLTIPFHDIIAVSI; translated from the coding sequence ATGTCAAATGACCGTGGTACGATAAAATGGATATCATTAATGCTTCCGGAGCATGTCAAGCTGCTTAAAGAAATGTGGCAGGAGGATCATAAAACAGCAAGGCCTGTACTGGATTCACAGCAAATAGAGATGCTTAATGGACAAATACTGGAAGCATTTAAAAGTCAGGCAGCAGTTACACTATCCTATTATTCAAATGGAGAAATTTTTAATCAAAATGGAATAATTACTGTGCTGGATAGTGATGCAAATAATCTTACTTTATGGACGATAAGTGATACAAAACTTACAATACCTTTCCACGATATAATAGCTGTATCCATATAA
- the vrrA gene encoding VrrA/YqfQ family protein encodes MVWPIQQLPPNNQPSMNRGFQGNNMHPMMYRNLPQQPGRSLLSPDRIGGLTQKLNNVQQVLKVIQTTAPIVQQYAPIVKNIPTMFQLMKALKESDDTDDDEDDELEESDNHLEGEEEEAGETAVYTEAQVETDNQITNDNTGKSTPKLYI; translated from the coding sequence ATGGTATGGCCCATACAGCAGCTGCCGCCGAATAATCAACCATCTATGAACCGTGGTTTTCAGGGAAACAATATGCATCCGATGATGTACCGAAATTTGCCACAACAACCTGGTCGAAGTTTGCTTTCTCCGGACCGGATCGGAGGACTTACTCAAAAGTTGAATAATGTACAGCAAGTATTGAAAGTTATTCAAACTACAGCCCCAATCGTGCAGCAATATGCCCCAATAGTCAAAAATATTCCAACGATGTTCCAATTAATGAAAGCGCTAAAAGAAAGTGATGATACAGACGATGACGAGGATGATGAACTGGAGGAATCAGACAATCATTTAGAGGGTGAAGAGGAGGAGGCAGGTGAAACTGCTGTTTATACTGAGGCGCAGGTTGAAACCGACAACCAAATAACTAATGACAATACTGGTAAATCCACACCAAAACTATATATATAA
- the msrB gene encoding peptide-methionine (R)-S-oxide reductase MsrB, whose amino-acid sequence MSLSTELATFAGGCFWCMVEPFDERPGIISVVSGYTGGDVENPTYEQVCSDTTGHVEAVQIEFNPEIMPYGKLVEIFWQQIDPTDAGGQFNDRGESYQTAIFYHNEKQLEVAEQSKQRLEESGKFSKPIVTPVIPAKAFYRAEENHQDYYKKQSFHYRLYKKGSGREDFIKKNWQQKPDKSKLKEKLTPIQYSVTQENGTERPYDNEYWDNEQEGIYVDIISGDVLFSSHDKFDAGCGWPSFTKPVDPHQVNENTDTSHGMIRTEVRSKNADSHLGHVFDDGPKDKGGLRYCMNSAAMQFIRKEEMKEKGYEEYLYLFK is encoded by the coding sequence ATTTCATTGTCCACGGAATTAGCAACATTTGCAGGCGGATGCTTTTGGTGTATGGTAGAACCATTCGATGAGCGCCCGGGTATTATAAGTGTCGTTTCGGGTTATACAGGTGGAGATGTGGAAAATCCAACATATGAACAGGTGTGCTCGGATACTACAGGGCATGTGGAAGCGGTACAAATTGAATTCAATCCTGAAATCATGCCTTATGGTAAACTAGTGGAGATTTTTTGGCAGCAGATCGATCCAACCGATGCGGGCGGTCAGTTTAATGACAGGGGTGAGTCATACCAGACTGCTATTTTTTATCATAATGAAAAACAGCTGGAGGTTGCGGAACAATCAAAACAAAGGCTGGAGGAAAGTGGAAAGTTCTCCAAACCGATAGTCACTCCTGTAATCCCTGCGAAGGCATTTTACCGGGCAGAGGAAAACCATCAGGATTATTATAAAAAACAGTCGTTTCATTATCGGTTATATAAAAAAGGATCTGGCAGAGAGGATTTTATTAAAAAGAACTGGCAGCAAAAACCCGACAAATCCAAACTAAAAGAAAAATTAACCCCAATTCAATATAGTGTCACACAGGAAAATGGTACGGAAAGACCGTATGACAACGAATATTGGGATAATGAACAAGAGGGGATTTATGTTGATATTATATCTGGTGATGTACTATTTTCATCACATGATAAATTTGACGCGGGCTGTGGGTGGCCAAGCTTTACAAAACCGGTAGATCCTCATCAGGTAAATGAAAATACCGATACCTCACATGGTATGATCCGTACGGAAGTAAGAAGTAAAAATGCAGATTCTCATTTAGGACATGTTTTTGATGATGGGCCAAAAGATAAAGGTGGTCTGCGTTACTGTATGAATTCAGCTGCCATGCAGTTTATTCGAAAAGAAGAAATGAAAGAAAAAGGGTACGAAGAATATTTATATCTTTTTAAATAG
- a CDS encoding DUF6501 family protein produces MIHLNWENRKTIKKIECVHADAKKFVVHNKLTPGKQYDVKNETEEFYFIIDNSNRLGGFLKDYFKEVK; encoded by the coding sequence ATGATTCATTTGAACTGGGAGAACCGTAAAACTATTAAAAAGATTGAGTGTGTTCATGCGGATGCAAAAAAGTTTGTTGTGCATAATAAACTGACACCCGGTAAACAGTACGATGTAAAAAATGAGACAGAAGAATTTTATTTTATAATTGACAACAGTAACCGCTTAGGAGGTTTTCTTAAAGATTATTTTAAAGAGGTAAAATAA
- a CDS encoding histidine phosphatase family protein, which translates to MKNIYLLRHCSANGQHIDSPLTSEGIRQAQLLNTFFTEKDIVADRIISSPYLRAIESIKPYAEENNLEINVDNRLKERILSEYPIDDWIEVLEQSFSDFDFSLPGGESGNDAIKRGKSVIDNIFSDESATNVIMVSHGNLIALLLHQYDRNFGFEGWKNLRNPDIYLINIDDDKYSIQCLWNG; encoded by the coding sequence TTGAAAAATATATATTTGCTTCGTCACTGCTCAGCAAATGGACAACATATAGATTCGCCGCTGACAAGTGAAGGCATAAGGCAAGCACAATTACTTAATACCTTTTTTACGGAAAAGGATATTGTTGCTGACAGGATCATCTCAAGTCCATATTTACGTGCTATCGAAAGTATCAAGCCTTATGCGGAGGAAAATAATTTGGAAATCAATGTGGATAACCGGTTAAAGGAACGTATTTTAAGTGAGTATCCAATAGATGACTGGATAGAAGTACTGGAACAATCATTTTCTGATTTTGATTTCAGCCTGCCAGGCGGTGAATCCGGTAACGATGCCATAAAACGTGGTAAATCAGTTATTGACAATATTTTTTCAGATGAAAGTGCGACAAATGTTATTATGGTTAGTCATGGAAATTTAATTGCCTTGTTACTTCATCAATATGATCGCAATTTTGGTTTTGAAGGGTGGAAGAATCTCCGAAACCCTGATATTTATTTAATCAATATTGATGATGACAAATATTCCATTCAATGCTTATGGAACGGTTAA
- a CDS encoding M14 family metallopeptidase, with protein MEIIVRSTDTFWYYSQLFDIPLVLIEQSNPQINANQLTVGQIVQLPGYIKSDYQIAANDSLWNIAIRYNIPVDMLLLTNQNIDSASLQIGQSIVIPQRVDNLILSDFNNYTFEKMVRDMNNLLLVYPFIFRQVIGSSVMGKDLIELQIGNGGKQVHIDGSFHANEWITTPVIMRFINEYALSFTNKRPIRGLNMLPLFNDTRLSVVPMVNPDGVNLVLNGASAAGQYQEQVLSINNQNTDFSSWKANISGVDLNNQYPALWEIEAQRKPDSPQPRDYPGPYPLSEPESIAMAELARERNFLRVNAFHTQGEVIYWGFEGLEPPVSQDIVNEYARVSGYRPIRYVDSYAGYKDWFIQDFRRPGFTVELGSGVNPLPFSQFDEIYQETLGIMLANLYL; from the coding sequence ATGGAAATAATTGTAAGATCTACTGATACATTTTGGTATTACAGCCAGTTGTTTGATATTCCACTCGTTTTAATAGAACAGTCGAATCCTCAGATAAATGCAAATCAACTTACAGTAGGACAAATTGTTCAACTGCCAGGATATATCAAAAGTGATTATCAAATTGCTGCAAATGATTCATTATGGAATATTGCAATCCGGTATAATATCCCGGTAGATATGCTATTATTGACAAACCAGAATATTGATTCGGCCAGCCTTCAAATAGGGCAATCAATTGTTATTCCACAACGCGTGGATAATTTGATTTTATCTGATTTTAATAATTATACATTCGAAAAAATGGTACGAGATATGAATAATCTTTTATTGGTTTATCCGTTTATCTTCAGGCAAGTGATTGGCAGCTCAGTAATGGGCAAGGATTTAATCGAACTGCAAATAGGAAATGGCGGTAAACAAGTTCATATTGATGGGTCTTTTCATGCCAATGAATGGATAACAACACCGGTTATTATGCGATTTATAAATGAATATGCCCTTTCGTTTACGAACAAACGACCAATTCGTGGTTTGAATATGCTGCCATTATTTAATGATACACGCTTATCGGTTGTCCCAATGGTAAATCCGGATGGTGTCAATCTGGTATTAAATGGCGCATCTGCTGCAGGCCAGTACCAGGAACAGGTTTTGTCAATTAATAATCAAAACACAGACTTTTCTAGTTGGAAAGCGAATATTTCCGGTGTTGACTTAAATAATCAATATCCGGCACTCTGGGAGATTGAGGCACAACGAAAACCTGATTCGCCGCAACCAAGAGATTATCCTGGTCCCTACCCTTTATCGGAACCAGAGTCAATTGCGATGGCTGAATTGGCACGAGAAAGAAACTTTCTGCGAGTGAATGCATTTCATACACAAGGAGAAGTAATTTATTGGGGCTTTGAAGGCTTGGAGCCGCCCGTTTCACAGGATATCGTAAACGAATACGCACGTGTAAGCGGCTATCGACCAATTAGGTATGTAGATAGTTATGCAGGATACAAAGATTGGTTTATTCAGGATTTCAGACGGCCGGGTTTTACAGTTGAATTAGGAAGTGGTGTTAACCCGCTGCCGTTTAGTCAATTTGATGAAATATACCAGGAAACTCTGGGAATCATGCTGGCCAATCTGTACCTGTAA
- a CDS encoding DUF362 domain-containing protein — translation MAFVITSPCIGEKSGECVEVCPVDCIEEGKDMFYIDPDICIDCGACEAVCPVEAIYMEDEVPEEENEYIALNRKFFEEQ, via the coding sequence TTGGCATTTGTTATTACGTCACCATGTATAGGTGAAAAATCCGGCGAATGTGTCGAAGTTTGCCCGGTTGATTGTATAGAAGAAGGAAAAGATATGTTTTATATTGATCCGGACATTTGCATTGACTGCGGAGCATGTGAAGCCGTCTGCCCGGTTGAGGCAATATACATGGAAGATGAGGTTCCGGAAGAAGAAAACGAATATATTGCATTAAATCGCAAGTTTTTTGAAGAGCAATAG
- a CDS encoding acylphosphatase — protein MFVHAVVIGRVQGVGFRYSTMQKANEYNLSGWVKNKTDGTVELEAEGDEQAVNAFINELKKGFNRFIRVDDLKLDTKEEHKGYTDFSIK, from the coding sequence ATGTTTGTACATGCTGTCGTAATTGGTCGTGTTCAGGGTGTAGGCTTTCGGTATTCAACGATGCAGAAAGCAAATGAATATAACCTTTCGGGATGGGTCAAAAATAAAACGGATGGTACGGTTGAACTCGAGGCTGAGGGTGATGAACAAGCAGTTAATGCATTTATAAATGAGTTAAAAAAAGGCTTTAACCGGTTTATCCGGGTTGACGATTTAAAGCTGGATACCAAAGAAGAACATAAGGGATACACTGATTTTTCCATAAAATAA
- a CDS encoding hemerythrin domain-containing protein has protein sequence MSGPALKHVDSHTAIHEAALNEAIELTNLLDKLVKDNQIEKASELSYVLIEQWETRTLRHADSEEEGLYKEIVEEKPELKDDIVALIRDHDLLRILVKKIKSTLKDNGVSDAVVQQFQSLIIVDELHNEKEMEVLPDH, from the coding sequence ATGTCAGGTCCTGCGCTGAAACATGTCGACAGTCACACGGCCATCCATGAAGCAGCATTAAATGAAGCGATTGAACTAACCAATCTGCTTGATAAGCTTGTCAAAGACAATCAAATAGAAAAAGCCTCGGAACTATCCTATGTTCTAATTGAACAGTGGGAAACGAGAACACTAAGGCATGCGGACTCTGAAGAAGAAGGGTTATACAAAGAAATAGTTGAGGAAAAACCTGAATTAAAAGATGATATTGTTGCCTTAATCAGAGATCATGATTTGTTAAGAATACTTGTTAAAAAAATTAAATCAACACTGAAGGACAATGGTGTTAGTGATGCCGTTGTTCAGCAATTTCAATCGTTGATTATCGTAGACGAACTGCATAATGAAAAAGAAATGGAAGTACTGCCGGATCACTGA
- a CDS encoding nitrate reductase subunit alpha, with product MKSSNKLLESLKHIRHGSRINDGWTEESPRPRDSEDIYRRRWQHDKIVRSTHGVNCTGSCSWKIYVKDGIITSETQQTDYPSTGDDFPEYEPRGCPRGASFSWYTYSPIRVKYPYVRSDLYELWKQERDQGNDPVKAWENIADNPEKRARYVGARGKGGFVRATWQDMCEIIASSTIHTIKKYGPDRVAGFSPIPAMSMVSYAAGTRFLSLIGGTILSFYDWYADLPPASPQVWGEQTDVPESADWYNSKYFIIWGTNLPQTRTPDAHFMVEARYNGTKVVGVSPDYAEYEKFADIWLPARAGTDAALAMAMTHVILKEFYVDKETPYFNDYAKKFTDLPYLVTVDEHNGEFRSNRFLRASDLNDEHDLGEWKTIVWNSATDQLEVPNGSLGFRWDGGSKWNLQLDKEDGSLIDPELSFINKHDETVTVSFPYFAEKQGDIVKRGVPVREITDSSGKKLKITTVYDLMMAHTGVDRGLPGDYPSDYNDPKPYTPAWQESITGVNRNHAIKVAREFADNAERTKGKSMIALGGGTNHWFHSDQIYRAILNLVLLTGSQGVNGGGWAHYVGQEKVRPQEGWQQVAFANDWQKPPRFQNGTSYFYFMTDQFRYESIPDEVEKTDWGSKYNAMHPADLNALSARLGWLPSYPQFSQNSINLVKESRDRGAQTEQEIIDDVVSQIKEEKIDWAIENPDDPRNFPRVFFNWRSNLLGDSGKGHEFFVKHLVGGDNQVLAEPENSWQPETVKLKDEAPTGKADLLVSVDFRMTSSGLFSDIVLPAATWYEKNDISSTDLHPFVHPFNAAISPPWEAKSDWNTFREISKVFSELAEKHLPATEDLVTSPLGHDSPGEIAQSMGKIKDWRKGEVEAIPGKTMPSFKVVDRDYPNVYQKMTSVGPLIKKGYGGKGVTIPGEKVYDELGSRLGKSRREGIGKGNPDLYTDEQAINAILLMSGATNGKRAVEGWKSLEVKTGQKLEEISKAREEEDHTLRDLSIQPRNAISTPVWSGLEKDHRRYSPFTVNTEYNIPWRTLTGRQSFYLDHEMMLDYGEGLPLYLPPLRYGPFLKKEEGVEENENKSITVRYLTPHQKWGIHTMFTDTTNMSTLFRGWQTIWMNEEDAASIDLKDNDFVEVYNRNGAIAARVVVTYRIPRGMAYMYHAQDRTLGVPATTITKNGGKRRGGTHNSVTRITLKGTHMIGGYSQLSYGFNYYGPTGHQRDTIAVIRALKEVDWLEN from the coding sequence ATGAAGAGCAGTAATAAGCTATTGGAATCATTGAAACATATTCGTCATGGCAGCCGAATCAATGATGGCTGGACAGAAGAAAGTCCGCGTCCTCGTGATTCAGAAGATATATACCGGAGACGCTGGCAGCATGACAAGATTGTCAGGTCCACACATGGAGTAAACTGTACCGGATCATGCAGCTGGAAAATTTATGTTAAAGACGGGATTATTACATCTGAAACACAACAGACAGACTATCCGAGTACCGGAGATGACTTTCCGGAGTATGAACCACGCGGATGCCCTAGGGGAGCCAGTTTCTCCTGGTATACGTACAGCCCGATACGAGTAAAGTATCCATATGTTCGCAGTGACCTTTACGAGTTATGGAAACAGGAGCGGGATCAAGGTAATGACCCTGTTAAAGCATGGGAAAACATTGCTGATAACCCTGAAAAGCGTGCTAGATATGTTGGAGCCAGGGGTAAAGGCGGTTTTGTTCGTGCAACATGGCAGGACATGTGTGAAATCATTGCCAGCTCAACCATCCATACGATTAAAAAATATGGACCTGACCGTGTAGCAGGATTCAGTCCCATTCCTGCCATGTCCATGGTAAGTTATGCAGCGGGAACCCGTTTTCTCTCATTAATTGGAGGAACTATTTTAAGTTTCTATGACTGGTATGCTGATTTGCCGCCAGCTTCACCACAAGTTTGGGGAGAACAGACGGATGTTCCGGAAAGTGCTGACTGGTACAATTCCAAATACTTTATCATTTGGGGAACAAACCTGCCGCAGACTCGTACACCTGATGCGCACTTTATGGTGGAGGCAAGATATAACGGTACAAAAGTCGTCGGCGTCAGTCCGGACTATGCAGAATATGAGAAATTTGCCGATATTTGGCTCCCGGCACGTGCTGGTACAGATGCAGCTTTGGCAATGGCAATGACACACGTTATTTTAAAAGAATTTTATGTCGATAAAGAAACTCCATATTTTAATGACTATGCCAAAAAATTCACTGACCTGCCTTATTTGGTTACCGTCGATGAACATAATGGCGAATTCCGAAGTAACCGCTTCCTGCGTGCATCCGATTTAAATGATGAGCATGATCTTGGTGAATGGAAAACAATCGTGTGGAATTCTGCTACAGATCAACTGGAAGTACCAAATGGAAGTTTGGGATTCCGTTGGGATGGAGGCAGCAAATGGAACTTGCAACTGGATAAAGAAGATGGCAGTTTAATAGATCCTGAACTAAGTTTCATTAATAAACATGATGAAACGGTTACGGTGAGTTTCCCATATTTTGCAGAGAAGCAGGGGGATATCGTTAAACGTGGAGTGCCTGTCAGAGAAATAACTGACAGTTCAGGCAAAAAATTAAAAATTACTACGGTCTACGATCTGATGATGGCTCATACTGGCGTTGACCGTGGACTTCCTGGCGACTACCCTTCAGATTATAACGATCCGAAGCCATATACACCAGCATGGCAGGAGTCGATTACAGGAGTAAACAGAAACCATGCCATCAAAGTAGCAAGAGAATTTGCTGACAATGCAGAACGTACAAAAGGAAAATCCATGATTGCTCTGGGTGGCGGAACAAATCACTGGTTCCACAGTGACCAAATCTATCGGGCCATTTTAAATCTAGTGTTACTGACAGGTTCACAAGGTGTAAATGGTGGTGGATGGGCCCATTATGTTGGTCAGGAGAAAGTCCGTCCACAAGAAGGGTGGCAGCAGGTTGCTTTTGCAAATGACTGGCAAAAACCACCACGCTTCCAAAATGGAACATCCTATTTTTATTTCATGACCGATCAGTTCCGTTATGAATCAATACCGGATGAAGTGGAAAAAACAGACTGGGGCAGCAAGTATAATGCTATGCATCCTGCAGACTTAAATGCGCTGTCAGCAAGACTTGGATGGCTGCCGTCCTATCCACAGTTCTCACAAAACTCTATTAATCTGGTAAAAGAGAGCCGTGACAGAGGGGCACAAACAGAGCAAGAGATTATTGATGATGTCGTAAGTCAAATTAAAGAAGAAAAGATTGACTGGGCGATTGAAAATCCGGATGATCCAAGAAACTTCCCAAGAGTGTTTTTCAACTGGCGGTCAAACCTGCTTGGAGATAGTGGTAAAGGACATGAATTCTTTGTAAAACACTTGGTTGGCGGTGACAATCAGGTGCTTGCCGAACCGGAAAATTCATGGCAGCCAGAAACAGTGAAACTAAAAGATGAAGCACCTACCGGAAAAGCCGATCTACTTGTAAGTGTTGATTTCCGGATGACAAGTTCAGGATTATTTTCTGACATTGTACTGCCTGCTGCTACGTGGTATGAAAAGAATGATATCAGCAGTACGGATTTACATCCTTTTGTTCATCCGTTCAATGCAGCAATTTCCCCGCCATGGGAAGCAAAAAGTGACTGGAACACATTCCGTGAGATTAGTAAGGTCTTCTCAGAACTTGCTGAAAAACACCTTCCAGCAACAGAGGATCTGGTTACATCACCATTGGGACATGATTCCCCGGGTGAAATTGCGCAGTCTATGGGTAAAATTAAAGACTGGCGAAAAGGTGAGGTCGAAGCAATACCTGGTAAGACTATGCCAAGCTTTAAAGTAGTGGATCGTGATTATCCAAATGTTTACCAGAAAATGACGTCGGTAGGTCCGCTTATTAAAAAAGGCTACGGAGGTAAAGGGGTTACAATTCCAGGTGAAAAAGTTTACGACGAACTCGGTAGCCGACTCGGTAAATCAAGACGTGAAGGAATAGGAAAAGGAAATCCTGATTTGTATACGGATGAACAAGCAATAAACGCTATTCTTTTAATGTCTGGAGCCACAAATGGGAAGCGGGCTGTTGAAGGCTGGAAATCATTAGAGGTAAAAACAGGACAAAAACTTGAAGAAATTTCCAAAGCACGTGAAGAAGAAGATCATACATTACGTGATTTAAGCATCCAACCGCGTAATGCCATATCAACACCAGTTTGGAGTGGATTGGAAAAAGATCATCGCCGGTATTCGCCATTTACCGTTAATACGGAATACAACATTCCATGGCGAACATTGACTGGTCGGCAAAGTTTCTATCTTGATCATGAAATGATGCTTGATTATGGTGAAGGACTTCCACTATATCTGCCACCATTACGATATGGGCCATTTCTGAAAAAAGAAGAAGGCGTTGAGGAAAACGAAAACAAGTCAATTACAGTAAGATACTTGACGCCACACCAAAAATGGGGCATCCATACGATGTTTACCGATACAACGAATATGTCCACCTTATTCAGAGGCTGGCAGACAATCTGGATGAATGAAGAAGATGCTGCTTCAATTGACCTTAAGGATAATGATTTTGTGGAAGTTTATAACCGGAATGGAGCAATTGCCGCACGAGTAGTTGTGACCTATCGGATACCAAGAGGAATGGCTTACATGTATCACGCACAGGATCGGACGCTCGGGGTTCCGGCAACAACCATCACCAAGAATGGTGGCAAGAGGCGCGGTGGAACCCATAACAGCGTAACCCGTATCACACTTAAAGGAACACATATGATTGGCGGTTACTCACAGTTAAGTTATGGATTCAATTATTACGGCCCAACTGGTCATCAACGTGACACAATCGCAGTAATAAGAGCATTGAAGGAGGTTGACTGGCTTGAGAATTAA